A window of the Hyphomicrobiales bacterium genome harbors these coding sequences:
- a CDS encoding cell wall hydrolase, giving the protein MTGVVAAVSFFVFPDRIAYQDAASLVTFEDNDALRWTAHIQAPDTGSTHTPTYTFANVGTVLTKGKLTSRVDQVTTGSVKSDGVAVVERKAAKDVVDATYTSDAQRINRRLKGDRYVTRAAEPKPGEINAGALFQLSSLIAPSGERVLPRVAFVKPTPLPDAAASTAVASLDHKAKPRPLADDPEAEKMLIARSAAAVSASMVMAYAPNDSVDLEAPFAALFGPKKPEEPEAATLVPDVGINHAWVNNALPASVLSNKEQKCLADAIYFESRGEPWKGQVAVAQVVLNRVKNPTYPNSICGVVYQNKHRRNRCQFSFACDGIRDRINNRRLWRQAQEIAREVTSGKQWIKDVGASTHYHATYVKPRWARTMKRKDRIGRHIFYKTYGGGWS; this is encoded by the coding sequence ATGACCGGAGTGGTCGCCGCGGTTTCATTTTTCGTCTTCCCCGACCGGATCGCCTATCAGGATGCGGCAAGCCTCGTCACCTTCGAGGACAATGACGCCCTGCGCTGGACGGCCCATATTCAGGCGCCGGACACCGGGTCGACGCATACGCCGACCTACACCTTCGCAAATGTCGGTACGGTTCTGACCAAGGGCAAGCTGACCAGCAGGGTCGACCAGGTCACGACGGGCTCTGTGAAGTCCGATGGCGTTGCCGTTGTCGAACGCAAGGCGGCCAAGGATGTGGTCGACGCGACCTATACGTCGGACGCGCAGCGCATCAATCGCCGCCTCAAGGGCGATCGCTACGTGACGCGCGCGGCGGAGCCGAAGCCGGGCGAAATCAATGCCGGCGCCCTGTTCCAGCTTTCCAGCCTGATCGCACCGAGCGGCGAACGCGTCCTGCCGCGTGTCGCCTTCGTCAAGCCGACCCCGCTGCCCGACGCCGCAGCATCGACCGCCGTTGCCAGCCTTGATCACAAGGCGAAGCCGAGGCCGCTCGCCGACGACCCCGAAGCCGAGAAGATGCTGATCGCCCGCAGCGCGGCCGCCGTCAGCGCGTCGATGGTGATGGCCTACGCGCCGAATGACAGCGTCGATCTCGAGGCTCCGTTTGCCGCCCTGTTTGGTCCGAAGAAGCCCGAGGAACCGGAGGCCGCAACGCTTGTTCCCGATGTCGGCATCAACCACGCATGGGTGAACAACGCGCTGCCGGCGAGCGTTCTTTCCAACAAGGAACAGAAGTGCCTCGCCGATGCGATCTACTTCGAATCCCGCGGCGAGCCGTGGAAGGGCCAGGTCGCCGTCGCCCAGGTGGTGCTGAACCGGGTCAAGAACCCGACCTATCCGAATTCGATCTGCGGCGTCGTCTACCAGAACAAGCACCGCCGCAACCGCTGCCAGTTCTCCTTTGCCTGCGACGGCATCCGCGACCGCATCAACAATCGCCGCCTGTGGCGCCAGGCGCAGGAAATCGCCCGCGAGGTCACCTCCGGCAAGCAGTGGATCAAGGATGTCGGTGCGTCGACGCACTACCACGCGACCTACGTCAAGCCGCGCTGGGCCCGCACCATGAAGCGCAAGGACCGCATCGGCCGCCATATCTTCTACAAGACCTATGGCGGCGGCTGGAGCTGA